The following are encoded together in the Streptococcus oralis genome:
- a CDS encoding metal-sulfur cluster assembly factor, with the protein MRDDIKINDRALALQDQIIEKLEKVFDTDVELDVYNLGLIYEINLDETGLCKIVMTFTDTACDCAESLPIEIVAGLKQIEGIEDVKVEVTWSPAWKITRISRYGRIALGLPPR; encoded by the coding sequence ATGAGAGACGATATCAAAATCAATGACCGCGCTTTGGCCTTACAAGACCAAATTATCGAAAAACTAGAGAAGGTTTTTGATACAGATGTAGAATTGGATGTTTACAATCTAGGGTTGATTTATGAAATTAATCTGGATGAAACAGGTCTCTGCAAGATTGTCATGACCTTTACCGACACTGCCTGCGATTGCGCCGAAAGCTTGCCTATCGAAATCGTCGCAGGTCTCAAACAAATCGAGGGTATCGAGGACGTCAAAGTTGAAGTCACCTGGTCACCCGCTTGGAAGATTACACGAATCAGTCGCTACGGCCGTATTGCCCTTGGACTACCACCTCGTTAA
- the hisS gene encoding histidine--tRNA ligase codes for MKLQKPKGTQDILPAESAKWQYVEGFAREIFKRYNYAEVRTPIFEHYEVISRSVGDTTDIVTKEMYDFYDKGDRHITLRPEGTAPVVRSYVENKLFAPEVQKPSKFYYMGPMFRYERPQAGRLRQFHQIGVECFGSSNPATDVETIAMAAHFLKEIGIQGVKLHLNTLGNPESRAAYRQALIDYLTPLKETLSKDSQRRLEENPLRVLDSKEKEDKVAVENAPSILDFLDEESQAHFDAVRQMLENLGVDYIIDTNMVRGLDYYNHTIFEFITEIEGNELTVCAGGRYDGLVAYFGGPETAGFGFGLGVERLLLILEKQGVALPIENALDVYIAVLGEGANVKALELVQALRQQGFKAERDYLNRKLKAQFKSADVFAAKTLITLGESEVESGQVTVKNNQTREEVQMSLDAISQNFSEIFEKLGF; via the coding sequence ATGAAATTACAAAAACCAAAAGGAACGCAGGATATTTTACCTGCTGAGTCTGCTAAATGGCAGTATGTTGAGGGCTTTGCCCGTGAAATTTTCAAGCGTTATAACTATGCAGAAGTGCGCACGCCTATTTTTGAGCATTACGAGGTCATCAGCCGCTCTGTCGGAGATACGACCGATATCGTGACCAAGGAAATGTACGATTTTTATGACAAGGGTGACCGCCATATTACCCTCCGTCCAGAAGGAACTGCGCCCGTTGTTCGCTCTTATGTGGAAAATAAACTCTTCGCACCAGAAGTGCAAAAGCCAAGTAAGTTCTATTACATGGGCCCTATGTTCCGTTATGAGCGTCCACAGGCAGGGCGTTTACGCCAATTTCACCAGATTGGTGTCGAGTGCTTTGGCTCTAGCAATCCAGCTACCGATGTGGAAACCATCGCTATGGCAGCTCATTTCTTGAAAGAAATCGGCATCCAAGGTGTCAAATTACACCTCAACACTCTCGGAAATCCTGAGAGCCGTGCGGCCTATCGTCAAGCCTTGATCGACTATTTGACACCGCTCAAGGAGACCTTGTCTAAGGATAGCCAACGTCGCTTGGAGGAAAATCCTCTTCGTGTCTTGGACTCTAAGGAAAAAGAAGACAAGGTGGCAGTGGAGAATGCGCCGTCTATCTTGGATTTCCTTGATGAAGAAAGCCAAGCTCACTTTGATGCTGTGCGTCAGATGTTGGAAAATCTGGGTGTAGACTACATCATTGATACCAATATGGTGCGTGGTCTGGACTACTACAACCACACAATTTTCGAGTTCATCACTGAAATCGAGGGCAATGAATTGACAGTCTGTGCGGGTGGTCGCTATGATGGCTTAGTTGCCTATTTTGGTGGTCCTGAGACTGCTGGATTTGGTTTTGGACTTGGTGTAGAGCGCCTGCTTCTCATTCTTGAAAAGCAAGGTGTGGCCCTTCCTATAGAGAACGCTCTAGATGTTTATATCGCAGTTTTGGGTGAAGGAGCAAATGTTAAGGCCTTGGAGTTGGTACAAGCCCTTCGCCAACAAGGATTCAAAGCAGAGCGTGATTACCTCAACCGTAAACTCAAAGCTCAGTTCAAGTCCGCCGATGTCTTTGCAGCTAAGACTCTCATCACGCTAGGCGAGAGTGAAGTTGAAAGCGGACAAGTGACAGTCAAGAACAACCAAACACGAGAAGAAGTGCAAATGTCGCTTGATGCTATTAGCCAAAACTTCTCAGAAATCTTTGAAAAACTAGGATTTTAA
- a CDS encoding CPBP family intramembrane glutamic endopeptidase, translating to MNLLKNLGWFLLAILSFYFGYGLVQSMALSALDLGASIFGVLPLYIALSGAYVYGVYRWYRTEKVSIQTTAFNRYIWLPTLVLLVAITAQFFLPDDPSVNQQIVSQLTVTQPVFGFFMVVVFAPLTEELIFRGMLARYLFPKQNNSKQTALFLLVSSVLFALIHFPGTLQQFLVYASLGLSLGLAYVSRKGLLYSISLHALNNLIGFLMILML from the coding sequence ATGAACTTACTTAAAAATCTTGGCTGGTTTCTTCTAGCCATTCTATCCTTTTACTTTGGCTATGGTCTGGTTCAGAGTATGGCTTTATCAGCGCTTGACCTAGGGGCTTCAATCTTTGGAGTCTTACCACTTTATATCGCCCTGTCAGGGGCCTATGTTTATGGAGTTTACAGATGGTATCGGACAGAAAAGGTTAGCATCCAGACAACAGCTTTTAATCGTTATATTTGGTTGCCAACTCTGGTTTTGCTAGTGGCGATTACAGCCCAGTTCTTTTTGCCAGATGATCCGTCGGTCAATCAACAAATCGTATCACAATTGACAGTTACTCAGCCTGTCTTTGGTTTCTTTATGGTAGTGGTCTTTGCTCCTTTGACGGAAGAACTCATCTTTAGAGGGATGCTGGCGCGCTATCTCTTTCCTAAGCAGAACAACAGCAAACAGACAGCTCTGTTTCTCCTTGTATCGAGTGTCCTTTTTGCCTTGATTCATTTTCCAGGGACTTTGCAACAGTTTTTAGTTTATGCTAGTCTGGGATTGAGTTTGGGTCTGGCTTATGTGAGCCGAAAAGGTCTTCTTTACAGCATTTCTCTCCACGCTTTGAATAATTTAATCGGCTTTTTGATGATACTCATGCTATAA
- the aspS gene encoding aspartate--tRNA ligase gives MKRSMYAGRVREEHIGQEMTLKGWVGRRRDLGGLIFIDLRDREGIMQLVINPEKVSAEVMATAESLRSEFVIEVTGQVAAREQANDKLPTGAVELNVTALTVLNTAKTTPFEIKDGIEANDDTRLRYRYLDLRRPEMLENLKLRAKVTHSIRNYLDELEFIDVETPFLSKSTPEGARDYLVPSRVNKGHFYALPQSPQITKQLLMNAGFDRYYQIVKCFRDEDLRGDRQPEFTQVDLETSFLTEQEIQDITEGLIARVMKETKGIEVTLPFPRMKYDDAMALYGSDKPDTRFDMLLQDLTEVVKGVDFKVFSEAPAVKAIVVKGAADNYSRKDIDKMTEVAKQYGAKGLAWVKVVDGELNGPVAKFLTGIQADLTAALALEDKDLVLFVADTLEVANATLGALRGRIAKELGLIDNDKFNFLWVVDWPMFEWSEEEGRYMSAHHPFTLPQEETAHELEGDLAKVRAIAYDIVLNGYELGGGSLRINQKDLQERMFKALGFSAEEANDQFGFLLEAMDYGFPPHGGLAIGLDRFVMLLAGEENIREVIAFPKNNKATDPMTQAPSTVALKQLEELSLQVEEDETSKTN, from the coding sequence ATGAAACGTAGTATGTATGCTGGTCGTGTTCGTGAGGAACACATCGGACAAGAAATGACCTTGAAAGGATGGGTTGGCCGTCGTCGTGACCTGGGTGGTTTGATCTTTATCGACCTTCGTGACCGTGAAGGGATCATGCAGTTGGTTATCAACCCTGAAAAAGTTTCAGCAGAAGTTATGGCAACAGCTGAAAGCCTTCGTAGCGAATTTGTCATCGAGGTGACTGGACAAGTCGCTGCGCGTGAACAGGCAAATGATAAATTGCCAACTGGTGCGGTTGAGTTGAACGTGACAGCTTTGACAGTGCTTAACACAGCTAAAACAACGCCTTTTGAGATTAAAGATGGGATTGAGGCCAATGACGATACACGTTTGCGTTACCGTTACCTTGACCTTCGTCGTCCAGAAATGCTAGAAAACCTTAAGCTTCGTGCCAAGGTGACCCACTCTATCCGTAACTACTTGGATGAGTTGGAGTTTATCGATGTGGAGACGCCATTCCTTTCTAAATCAACGCCAGAAGGGGCGCGTGACTATTTGGTGCCATCTCGTGTCAATAAAGGGCATTTCTACGCTCTTCCTCAGAGCCCACAAATCACGAAACAGCTTTTGATGAATGCTGGGTTTGACCGTTACTACCAAATCGTTAAATGTTTCCGTGACGAGGACTTGCGTGGTGATCGTCAGCCTGAGTTTACCCAGGTCGACTTGGAAACATCCTTCCTTACGGAGCAAGAAATCCAAGATATTACAGAAGGATTGATTGCGCGCGTGATGAAAGAAACAAAAGGTATCGAAGTAACGCTTCCATTTCCTCGTATGAAATACGATGATGCGATGGCTCTTTACGGTTCTGACAAACCTGATACCCGTTTTGACATGTTGCTTCAGGACTTGACAGAAGTTGTCAAGGGTGTTGATTTCAAAGTCTTCTCAGAAGCACCTGCCGTTAAAGCCATTGTGGTCAAAGGGGCTGCGGACAACTACTCACGTAAAGACATCGACAAGATGACCGAAGTAGCCAAACAGTACGGTGCCAAAGGTCTTGCTTGGGTCAAGGTAGTTGATGGAGAATTAAATGGACCGGTTGCCAAGTTCTTAACTGGGATTCAAGCAGACTTGACTGCAGCACTTGCTCTTGAAGACAAGGATTTGGTTCTCTTTGTGGCGGATACGCTTGAAGTGGCGAATGCAACACTAGGTGCCCTTCGTGGCCGTATTGCCAAAGAGCTTGGTTTGATTGATAACGATAAGTTCAACTTCCTTTGGGTGGTTGATTGGCCAATGTTTGAATGGTCTGAAGAAGAAGGCCGCTACATGAGCGCCCACCATCCATTTACCCTTCCACAGGAAGAAACAGCTCACGAATTAGAAGGTGATTTGGCTAAGGTTCGTGCCATTGCTTACGATATCGTCTTGAACGGCTATGAGCTTGGTGGTGGTAGTCTTCGTATCAACCAAAAAGACCTTCAAGAACGCATGTTTAAGGCTCTTGGTTTCTCAGCTGAAGAAGCCAATGACCAGTTTGGTTTCCTTCTTGAGGCTATGGACTATGGTTTCCCACCACACGGTGGTTTGGCTATCGGACTTGACCGATTTGTAATGCTCTTAGCAGGAGAAGAAAATATCCGTGAAGTCATTGCCTTCCCTAAGAATAACAAGGCAACCGACCCAATGACACAAGCTCCATCAACAGTCGCTCTCAAACAACTAGAGGAACTCAGCTTACAAGTAGAAGAAGATGAAACAAGCAAAACAAATTAA
- a CDS encoding YitT family protein has protein sequence MKQAKQIKRWRYYLRRFAYQIKILRVLQSISREKYDEKVSASLVYGFLSAVAVNFFFQPGHVYSSGATGLAQIISALSNHWFGFYVPISLTFYAINFPLMILAWYQIGHKFTIFTFITVSMSSLFIQLVPVVTLTEDPIINALFGGVVMGLGIGFALRNNISSGGTDIVSLTIRKKTGRNVGSISFLVNGTIMLIAGLTFGWKYALYSMITIFVSSRVTDAVFTKQKRMQAMIVTNNPDKVIAKIHKKLHRGATMIHDAEGTYNHERKAVLITVITRAEFNDFKHIMKQVDPTAFVSVSENVHILGRFVETDN, from the coding sequence ATGAAACAAGCAAAACAAATTAAGCGGTGGCGCTACTATCTGCGCCGCTTTGCTTATCAGATAAAAATCTTACGAGTTTTACAAAGTATCTCTCGGGAAAAATATGATGAGAAAGTCTCGGCTTCTCTGGTTTATGGCTTTTTGTCAGCAGTAGCAGTCAATTTCTTTTTTCAACCAGGACACGTTTACTCCAGTGGTGCGACGGGTCTAGCACAGATTATCTCTGCTTTGAGTAATCACTGGTTTGGTTTTTACGTTCCGATATCGCTAACCTTTTATGCTATCAATTTTCCGTTGATGATTTTGGCTTGGTATCAGATAGGGCATAAGTTTACAATCTTTACCTTTATCACAGTATCCATGAGTTCCCTCTTTATCCAGCTTGTGCCAGTTGTGACCCTGACAGAGGATCCCATCATCAATGCCCTTTTTGGGGGTGTTGTCATGGGCTTGGGGATTGGTTTTGCGCTCCGTAACAATATTTCTAGCGGAGGTACAGATATCGTTAGTCTGACCATTCGAAAGAAAACAGGGAGAAATGTCGGTAGTATTTCTTTCTTAGTGAATGGGACGATTATGCTGATAGCAGGTTTGACCTTTGGTTGGAAATACGCTCTTTACTCCATGATTACCATCTTTGTCTCCAGTCGTGTGACAGACGCGGTCTTTACCAAGCAAAAACGAATGCAGGCCATGATTGTGACCAATAATCCTGATAAGGTAATCGCAAAAATCCATAAAAAATTGCACCGCGGAGCAACCATGATCCACGATGCAGAAGGAACCTATAATCATGAGAGAAAAGCAGTCTTGATTACGGTTATCACACGAGCAGAGTTTAATGATTTTAAACACATCATGAAACAGGTCGATCCGACAGCCTTTGTCTCTGTATCCGAAAATGTCCACATCCTAGGACGATTTGTAGAAACAGACAATTAG
- a CDS encoding ATP-binding protein gives MKYILLVGVHGVGKTTLLENLKKDVQFVALSISNLIRQAGNKIQSSDKFTKNIANNQELWKQELANYPFNDNDVVILDGHFTLLNHSKEIVELPFSTFDGLEISKIILKKEHPVIIRERLEKRDNQYWEQELIESFQDSEENQALEFSRLKNIPIFIYDSDLKLGELKNLLNV, from the coding sequence TTGAAATATATTTTATTAGTGGGCGTTCATGGAGTTGGTAAAACCACTTTGTTAGAGAATCTGAAAAAGGATGTGCAATTTGTTGCTTTATCAATCAGTAATTTAATTCGTCAGGCAGGAAATAAAATACAGTCATCCGATAAGTTCACAAAAAATATTGCTAACAATCAAGAACTGTGGAAACAAGAATTAGCGAACTATCCATTTAATGATAATGATGTTGTGATATTGGATGGACATTTTACCCTTTTGAATCATTCGAAGGAAATAGTCGAATTGCCTTTTTCTACTTTTGATGGCTTGGAAATCAGTAAAATTATATTGAAGAAAGAGCATCCTGTAATTATTCGAGAGAGATTAGAGAAAAGGGATAATCAGTACTGGGAACAAGAATTGATTGAATCTTTTCAAGATAGTGAGGAGAATCAAGCTTTGGAATTCTCTCGTTTAAAAAATATCCCCATTTTTATTTATGATAGTGATTTAAAATTAGGAGAACTCAAAAATCTATTAAATGTCTAG
- a CDS encoding ASCH domain-containing protein: MKALLSIKPEFVEEIIEGRKKFEYRKKVFKRPDVSSIVVYATKPYGKVVGEFEIETILEENIDKLWNDTKHLSGISEEFFYEYFKDRDSGFAIQIKMFKEYKKHLDLSEFDSTIKAAPQSFCYIGRY, translated from the coding sequence ATGAAAGCTTTATTATCAATTAAGCCAGAGTTTGTAGAAGAAATTATAGAAGGGAGGAAAAAGTTCGAGTATCGAAAAAAGGTTTTTAAGCGTCCAGATGTTTCTTCAATCGTAGTTTATGCAACGAAGCCATACGGTAAAGTAGTTGGAGAATTCGAAATTGAAACTATTTTAGAAGAAAATATAGATAAACTATGGAATGATACCAAACATCTATCTGGTATTTCTGAGGAATTTTTCTATGAATACTTTAAAGATAGAGATAGCGGTTTTGCTATTCAGATTAAAATGTTTAAAGAGTACAAAAAACATCTTGATTTATCAGAATTTGATTCCACAATAAAAGCGGCGCCTCAATCTTTTTGTTATATAGGGAGGTATTAG
- a CDS encoding LacI family DNA-binding transcriptional regulator translates to MPVTIKDVAKAAGVSPSTVTRVIQNKSTISDETKKRVRKAMKELNYHPNLNARSLVSSYTQVIGLVLPDDSDAFYQNPFFPSVLRGIAQVASENHYAIQIATGKDEKERLNAISQMVYGKRVDGLIFLYAKEEDPLVKLVADEQFPFLILGKSTSPFIPLVDNDNVQAGFDATEYFIKKGCKRIAFIGGTKRLFVTQDRLTGYESALKQHQLPIDTNLTYFATEFLEEKGYQFSELLFNHDPQIDAIITTDSLLAEGVCDYISKHQLKVPVLSFDSVNPRLDLVAYVDINSLELGRVSFETILQIINDAKNNKQICYRQLIGHKIIEK, encoded by the coding sequence ATGCCCGTTACGATTAAAGATGTGGCCAAGGCTGCAGGTGTCTCACCTTCAACTGTAACCCGCGTTATTCAAAACAAATCAACGATTAGTGATGAAACCAAAAAACGAGTTCGCAAGGCAATGAAGGAACTCAACTACCATCCCAATCTCAATGCTCGTAGCTTGGTAAGTAGCTATACTCAGGTTATCGGCTTGGTGCTCCCTGATGACTCGGATGCCTTTTACCAAAATCCTTTCTTCCCATCTGTCCTTCGTGGTATCGCCCAAGTCGCGTCTGAAAACCACTACGCTATTCAGATTGCAACAGGAAAAGATGAGAAAGAACGTCTTAATGCGATTTCTCAGATGGTTTATGGCAAGCGTGTTGACGGTTTGATTTTCCTCTACGCTAAGGAAGAGGATCCTCTGGTCAAACTAGTAGCCGATGAGCAGTTCCCTTTCCTCATTCTCGGAAAATCTACTTCACCCTTTATCCCTCTTGTTGATAATGACAATGTACAGGCGGGCTTTGATGCGACAGAGTATTTCATCAAAAAAGGATGCAAACGAATTGCCTTCATCGGGGGGACAAAGCGACTCTTCGTAACGCAAGATCGTCTAACTGGCTATGAGTCCGCACTCAAACAACACCAACTTCCGATTGATACCAACTTAACCTACTTTGCAACCGAATTTCTAGAAGAAAAAGGGTATCAATTCAGTGAACTCCTGTTCAATCACGATCCACAGATTGACGCTATTATCACAACCGATAGTCTCCTTGCAGAAGGGGTTTGTGACTACATCAGTAAGCATCAGCTAAAAGTTCCTGTCTTGAGTTTCGACTCTGTCAATCCTCGACTTGATCTTGTAGCTTATGTGGATATCAATAGTCTGGAACTTGGGCGCGTTTCCTTTGAAACCATTCTCCAGATCATCAACGATGCTAAAAACAATAAACAGATTTGTTACCGCCAGTTGATTGGACACAAAATTATCGAAAAATAA
- a CDS encoding DUF1189 domain-containing protein: MLPYPFSYFSSIWGFRKPLSKRFGLNWFQLLFTSIFLISLSMIPIAIQNSSQETYPLDTFIDNVYTPLTDEAIMDLSENAQIVDGKLSYAGTKNQQASLLIGPSPSTELPKDLQLHFDTEELIISKESKELTRIRYHAIQTESFQSKEALTQAISKDWYQQNRVYISLFLVLGASFLFGLNFFIVSLGASLLLYITKKSRLFSFRSFKECYHFILNCLGLPTLITLVLGLFGQNMTTLITVQNILFVLYLVTIFYKTHYRDPDYHK; the protein is encoded by the coding sequence ATGCTTCCATATCCATTTTCATATTTTTCAAGTATTTGGGGATTTCGTAAGCCCCTGTCAAAACGTTTTGGACTCAACTGGTTTCAACTCCTCTTTACTAGCATTTTCCTCATCAGCTTGTCTATGATTCCAATTGCCATCCAAAACAGCTCACAGGAAACGTATCCACTGGATACCTTTATCGATAATGTCTACACACCCCTGACAGATGAAGCAATCATGGATTTGTCGGAGAATGCGCAGATAGTAGATGGAAAACTGAGCTATGCTGGAACTAAAAATCAGCAAGCTTCTCTTCTGATTGGTCCAAGTCCAAGTACGGAATTGCCAAAGGATTTGCAACTTCATTTTGATACTGAAGAACTCATCATCAGCAAGGAAAGCAAGGAACTGACCCGCATTCGCTACCACGCCATTCAAACGGAGAGTTTCCAGAGTAAGGAAGCTTTAACCCAGGCTATTTCTAAAGACTGGTATCAACAGAACCGTGTCTATATCAGTCTCTTTCTCGTCCTTGGTGCTAGCTTCCTCTTTGGATTGAATTTCTTCATTGTCTCTCTTGGAGCTAGTCTTCTCCTTTATATCACCAAAAAATCACGCCTCTTTTCATTTAGGAGCTTTAAAGAGTGCTACCATTTTATCTTGAACTGTTTAGGATTACCAACTTTGATTACGCTTGTTTTGGGACTTTTTGGTCAAAATATGACAACCCTTATCACTGTACAAAACATTCTTTTTGTTCTTTATCTGGTCACCATCTTTTATAAAACACATTACCGCGATCCAGATTATCATAAATAG
- a CDS encoding sugar ABC transporter permease — translation MNNSIKLKRRLTQTLTYLYLIGLSIVIIYPLLITIMSAFKTGNVVAFKLDANVDFSFANFQGLFTETLYGTWYLNTLIIALITMAVQTSIIVLAGYAYSRYNFLARKQSLVFFLIIQMVPTMAALTAFFVMALMLNALNHSWFLIFLYVGGGIPMNAWLMKGYFDTVPMSLDESAKLDGAGHFRRFWQIVLPLVRPMVAVQALWAFMGPFGDYILSSFLLREKEYFTVAVGLQTFVSNVKNLKIAYFSAGAILIALPICILFFFLQKNFVSGLTSGGDKG, via the coding sequence ATGAATAACTCAATCAAACTCAAACGTAGACTGACTCAAACCCTCACTTACCTCTACTTGATTGGTCTTTCAATCGTGATTATCTATCCACTTTTGATTACTATTATGTCAGCCTTCAAGACTGGTAACGTCGTAGCTTTTAAACTAGATGCTAACGTCGACTTTAGCTTTGCCAACTTCCAAGGGCTCTTCACTGAAACCTTGTACGGCACTTGGTACCTCAACACTTTGATTATCGCCTTGATTACCATGGCTGTTCAAACAAGTATCATCGTACTTGCTGGTTATGCCTACAGCCGTTACAACTTCTTGGCTCGTAAACAAAGTTTGGTCTTCTTCTTGATCATCCAAATGGTGCCAACTATGGCCGCTTTGACAGCCTTCTTCGTTATGGCCCTTATGTTGAATGCCCTTAACCATAGCTGGTTCCTCATCTTCCTATATGTCGGTGGTGGTATCCCAATGAACGCTTGGTTGATGAAAGGCTACTTCGACACAGTACCGATGTCTCTTGATGAATCAGCAAAGCTAGATGGTGCAGGACACTTCCGTCGCTTCTGGCAAATTGTTCTCCCTCTTGTTCGGCCAATGGTTGCAGTACAAGCGCTCTGGGCCTTCATGGGACCTTTCGGAGACTATATCCTCTCTAGTTTCTTGCTTCGTGAGAAAGAATACTTTACAGTTGCCGTTGGTCTACAGACCTTTGTCAGCAATGTGAAAAACTTGAAGATTGCCTACTTCTCAGCAGGTGCTATCCTCATCGCCCTTCCAATCTGTATTCTCTTCTTCTTCCTACAAAAGAACTTTGTTTCAGGACTTACAAGTGGTGGCGACAAGGGATAA
- a CDS encoding carbohydrate ABC transporter permease — MENQQPSKAALLSVIPGLGQIYNKQKAKGFIFLGVTIVFVLYFLALAAPELHNLITLGDKPGRDNSLFMLIRGAFHLIFVVVYVLFYFSNIKDAHTIAKRINNGIPVPRTFKDMIKGIYENGFPYLLIIPSYVAMTFAIIFPVIVTLMIAFTNYDFQHLPPNKLLDWVGLTNFTNIWSLSTFRSAFGAVLSWTIIWALSASTLQIVIGIFTAIIANQPFIKGKRIFGVIFLLPWAVPAFITILTFSNMFNDSVGAINTQVLPILAKVLPFLDGALIPWKTDPTWTKIALIMMQGWLGFPYIYVLTLGILQSIPNDLYEAAYIDGANAWQKFRNITFPMILAVAAPTLISQYTFNFNNFSIMYLFNGGGPGSVGGGAGSTDILISWIYRLTTGTSPQYSMAAAVTLIISIIVISISMIAFKKLHAFDMEDV; from the coding sequence ATGGAAAACCAACAACCTAGCAAAGCAGCCTTGCTTTCAGTGATTCCTGGGTTAGGACAGATTTACAATAAACAAAAGGCAAAAGGTTTTATCTTCCTTGGTGTAACTATCGTATTTGTTCTTTATTTCCTAGCACTTGCAGCCCCTGAATTGCACAATTTGATCACTCTTGGTGACAAGCCAGGTCGTGATAATTCCCTCTTTATGCTGATTCGTGGTGCCTTCCATTTAATCTTTGTAGTCGTTTATGTGCTCTTTTATTTCTCAAATATTAAAGATGCACATACAATCGCAAAACGTATTAACAATGGAATTCCTGTCCCACGTACTTTTAAAGACATGATCAAAGGTATTTATGAGAATGGTTTCCCTTACCTCTTGATCATCCCATCTTACGTCGCTATGACATTTGCGATTATCTTCCCAGTTATCGTAACCTTGATGATTGCCTTTACCAACTATGACTTCCAACACTTGCCACCAAACAAATTGTTGGACTGGGTTGGTTTGACTAACTTTACAAACATCTGGAGCTTAAGTACCTTCCGTTCAGCCTTCGGTGCGGTTCTTTCTTGGACCATCATCTGGGCCTTGTCTGCTTCTACTTTGCAGATTGTGATTGGTATCTTCACCGCTATCATTGCTAACCAACCATTTATCAAAGGAAAACGTATCTTTGGTGTTATTTTCCTTCTTCCTTGGGCTGTTCCAGCCTTCATCACTATCTTGACATTCTCAAACATGTTTAACGATAGTGTCGGAGCGATCAACACTCAAGTATTGCCTATCTTGGCTAAGGTCCTTCCTTTCCTTGACGGTGCTCTTATCCCTTGGAAAACAGACCCAACTTGGACCAAGATTGCCTTGATTATGATGCAAGGTTGGCTAGGATTCCCATACATCTACGTTTTGACTTTGGGTATCTTGCAGTCAATTCCTAACGACCTCTACGAAGCGGCTTATATCGATGGTGCCAATGCTTGGCAAAAATTCCGCAACATCACTTTCCCTATGATTTTGGCTGTTGCAGCACCAACATTGATCAGCCAATACACCTTCAACTTTAACAACTTCTCTATCATGTACCTCTTCAACGGCGGAGGTCCTGGTAGCGTTGGTGGTGGAGCCGGTTCAACTGATATCTTGATCTCATGGATTTATCGTTTGACAACAGGTACATCTCCTCAATACTCTATGGCGGCAGCTGTTACCTTGATCATCTCTATCATTGTCATCTCTATCTCTATGATCGCATTCAAGAAACTACACGCATTTGATATGGAGGACGTCTAA